A genomic window from Providencia alcalifaciens includes:
- the trpA gene encoding tryptophan synthase subunit alpha, whose protein sequence is MTRYTQLFQRLNQQNQGAFVPFVTLGDPDAELSLKIVDALIAGGADALEIGIPFSDPLADGPTIQNANLRAFKSDITPTLCFELLARIRAKHPNMPIGLLVYANLVFTNGIDHFYQRCQQAGVDSVLVADVPMRESKPFRESAIAHGIAPIFICPPNGDDALLKEIGEHSQGYTYLLSRAGVTGTEQRAQMPLTHLVSKLTQYGAAPALQGFGISEPAQVTEAIRNGAAGAISGSAVVKIIENNLQRPQEMLSKLTEFVANMKAATQK, encoded by the coding sequence ATGACGCGTTATACTCAACTTTTTCAGCGTTTAAACCAACAAAACCAAGGCGCTTTTGTTCCCTTTGTCACGTTAGGCGATCCTGATGCTGAGCTTTCTTTAAAAATTGTCGATGCGTTAATTGCAGGTGGTGCAGATGCCTTAGAGATTGGTATCCCCTTCTCTGACCCTTTAGCGGATGGCCCGACAATTCAAAATGCCAATTTACGTGCCTTTAAAAGCGATATCACACCGACGTTATGCTTCGAGTTATTAGCGCGCATTCGAGCCAAACACCCCAATATGCCGATAGGCTTATTGGTGTACGCTAACTTGGTTTTCACCAATGGCATCGACCATTTTTATCAACGTTGCCAACAGGCTGGCGTAGATTCCGTTTTAGTTGCTGATGTGCCAATGCGTGAATCAAAGCCATTTCGTGAATCTGCCATCGCCCACGGCATCGCCCCTATCTTTATTTGTCCACCTAATGGGGATGACGCACTGCTAAAAGAGATTGGGGAACATAGCCAAGGTTATACGTATTTACTCTCTCGAGCGGGTGTGACAGGTACAGAGCAGCGAGCGCAAATGCCATTAACCCATTTAGTGAGCAAATTAACCCAATATGGCGCAGCACCTGCACTTCAAGGATTTGGTATTTCAGAACCTGCTCAAGTGACTGAAGCAATTCGTAATGGTGCTGCGGGAGCAATATCAGGTTCTGCTGTGGTAAAAATCATTGAAAATAACCTACAGCGTCCACAAGAGATGCTCAGTAAATTAACGGAGTTTGTGGCAAATATGAAAGCCGCCACACAGAAATAG
- the oppC gene encoding oligopeptide ABC transporter permease OppC, protein MLLNNKNSEALENFSEQLDIEGRSLWQDARRRFMHNRAAIVSLCVLFCITLFVIFAPMLSPFLYDDTDWEMMSTPPDWATGHYFGTDASGRDLLVRVAIGGRISLMVGVAAALVAVVVGTLYGSLAGYVGGKVDSIMMRLLEILNSFPFMFFVILLVTLFGTNILLIFVAIGMVSWLDMARIVRGQTLGLKRKEFIEAALVCGVSTRHIILRHIVPNVLGVVVVYASLLVPSMILFESFLSFLGLGTQEPLSSWGALLSDGANSMEVTPWLLLIPAGFLVITLFCFNFIGDGLRDALDPKDR, encoded by the coding sequence ATGCTATTAAACAACAAAAATAGTGAAGCTCTGGAAAACTTTTCTGAGCAATTGGATATTGAAGGGCGCAGTCTTTGGCAAGATGCAAGACGACGCTTTATGCATAACCGTGCGGCGATTGTCAGCCTGTGTGTGCTGTTTTGCATTACGCTGTTTGTGATTTTTGCCCCGATGTTATCGCCATTTTTATATGACGATACGGACTGGGAAATGATGTCAACGCCACCTGATTGGGCAACTGGGCATTATTTTGGTACCGATGCTTCCGGGCGCGACTTACTTGTGCGCGTGGCGATTGGTGGAAGAATTTCCTTAATGGTTGGCGTTGCGGCTGCATTAGTCGCGGTGGTGGTCGGCACCTTATATGGCTCACTGGCAGGTTATGTGGGCGGTAAAGTCGACTCTATCATGATGCGCTTACTGGAGATTTTAAACTCCTTCCCGTTCATGTTCTTCGTTATTTTGTTAGTGACGTTATTTGGTACCAATATCCTACTGATTTTCGTCGCCATTGGGATGGTGTCATGGCTAGATATGGCGCGTATCGTACGTGGGCAAACGTTGGGGCTAAAACGCAAAGAGTTTATTGAAGCGGCATTAGTTTGCGGTGTCAGCACACGCCACATTATCCTGCGTCATATCGTACCTAACGTACTGGGTGTTGTCGTGGTTTACGCATCATTATTAGTCCCAAGTATGATTTTATTTGAATCATTCTTAAGCTTCCTTGGTCTAGGAACTCAAGAACCGCTCAGTAGCTGGGGGGCTTTACTCAGTGATGGTGCTAACTCTATGGAGGTCACGCCGTGGTTACTGTTGATCCCCGCAGGGTTCTTAGTTATCACGCTGTTTTGTTTCAACTTTATCGGCGATGGCTTACGTGATGCCCTCGACCCGAAAGATCGCTAA
- a CDS encoding TonB family protein: MRGIRLLVIIAVSLSIHAGLAMAWIFNQPKFPQPEEPISIAMLSFAEPAATQPVETQAEPEPVVEPEPIIEPEPVVEPAIVLPQKKPEVKKKPEPKKEPKKEPKKVQEPVKPVEKQLAMNKTPSTNTDTTPKEVTNTRGTDTNVKNNATASNQSTGQRGPKALSKQAPEYPDRARRLGKNGYVKVRYDIDEDGRVQNIEFVEASPKGMFERDVKRAMNRWKYEKLPAKGYTTEIYFKVDGSVSQA, encoded by the coding sequence ATGCGTGGTATCAGACTGTTAGTGATCATTGCTGTTTCATTATCAATTCATGCGGGCTTGGCAATGGCATGGATTTTTAATCAACCGAAATTTCCTCAACCTGAGGAGCCAATCTCGATAGCAATGCTTTCCTTTGCTGAACCTGCCGCAACTCAGCCAGTAGAAACACAGGCAGAGCCAGAGCCGGTGGTTGAACCTGAACCTATCATTGAGCCGGAGCCAGTGGTTGAACCGGCGATAGTCTTACCGCAGAAAAAACCAGAAGTAAAAAAGAAACCTGAACCGAAGAAAGAACCTAAAAAAGAGCCGAAAAAAGTTCAGGAGCCCGTTAAACCGGTTGAAAAACAACTGGCGATGAACAAAACGCCATCCACAAATACAGATACTACGCCAAAAGAAGTCACCAACACGCGCGGAACAGATACTAACGTCAAAAATAATGCAACAGCATCTAACCAATCTACCGGTCAGCGTGGTCCAAAAGCATTAAGTAAACAAGCGCCTGAGTACCCAGACCGCGCTCGTCGTTTAGGAAAAAATGGCTATGTGAAAGTACGCTATGATATCGATGAAGATGGGCGAGTGCAGAATATTGAGTTTGTTGAAGCTTCACCTAAAGGCATGTTTGAGCGTGATGTGAAGCGTGCAATGAACCGTTGGAAATATGAAAAGCTGCCAGCGAAAGGCTATACCACTGAAATCTATTTCAAAGTGGATGGCTCAGTAAGCCAAGCTTAA
- a CDS encoding HI1450 family dsDNA-mimic protein, with protein MSQNPSINLIDEDEIIEIAYDLFLEGAMENLEPADQLIFALQFEECGAAEIVPFSQDWHILATQGLPLAQMSEVVIGLAKNPDDEIDDIFARILISRNPKHPFQHIEWKQ; from the coding sequence ATGAGCCAGAACCCAAGTATTAATCTAATCGATGAAGATGAAATCATTGAAATTGCCTATGACCTTTTCCTTGAAGGTGCGATGGAGAACTTAGAGCCTGCCGACCAACTCATTTTCGCGTTACAGTTTGAAGAGTGTGGCGCGGCTGAAATTGTGCCATTTAGTCAAGATTGGCATATTCTCGCCACCCAAGGATTACCTTTAGCGCAAATGAGTGAAGTAGTGATTGGGCTTGCTAAAAACCCAGATGATGAGATTGACGATATTTTTGCACGAATTCTTATCAGCCGGAACCCTAAGCACCCTTTCCAACATATCGAGTGGAAACAGTAA
- a CDS encoding ABC transporter ATP-binding protein: protein MEHSTRKSPLLSVQDLNVTFATQDGGVTAVNKLNFELSAGETLGIVGESGSGKSQTAFALMGLLAKNGRVGGSAMFNGREILNLKEKELNRMRAEEISMIFQDPMTSLNPYLKIGTQLSEVLMLHKGMSKKEAFEESVRMLDAVKMPEARKRMNMYPHEFSGGMRQRVMIAMALLCQPKLLIADEPTTALDVTVQAQIMTLLNELKQEFDTAIILITHDLGVVAGVCDKVLVMYAGRTMEYGSARDIFYQPSHPYSLGLLAAVPRLDGDDDNLATIPGNPPNLLRLPKGCPFSPRCQYANQHCVEQEPQLTSFAQSRLRACFKPVEELV from the coding sequence ATGGAACATTCGACACGCAAAAGCCCTTTATTATCGGTGCAGGATTTAAACGTCACATTTGCCACCCAAGATGGGGGGGTGACGGCGGTGAATAAACTCAATTTTGAATTGAGTGCTGGGGAAACGCTGGGAATTGTGGGTGAATCTGGTTCGGGTAAATCCCAAACCGCTTTTGCTTTGATGGGGCTGCTGGCAAAAAATGGTCGTGTAGGTGGCTCCGCCATGTTTAATGGGCGTGAGATTTTAAACCTCAAGGAGAAAGAGCTTAACCGCATGCGTGCGGAAGAGATCTCCATGATTTTCCAAGACCCAATGACCTCTCTCAACCCATACCTGAAAATTGGTACGCAGCTATCTGAAGTGTTGATGCTGCACAAAGGGATGAGCAAAAAAGAGGCTTTTGAAGAATCTGTGCGTATGCTGGATGCGGTAAAAATGCCGGAAGCTCGTAAACGTATGAACATGTACCCGCATGAATTTTCAGGGGGCATGCGCCAACGCGTGATGATTGCGATGGCGCTATTGTGTCAACCAAAATTGCTGATCGCCGATGAACCGACAACTGCATTGGACGTCACGGTACAAGCGCAGATCATGACATTACTGAATGAACTGAAGCAGGAATTTGATACCGCGATCATCTTAATTACCCACGACTTAGGGGTTGTCGCCGGAGTGTGTGACAAGGTACTCGTGATGTATGCGGGGCGCACGATGGAGTATGGCAGCGCACGAGATATTTTCTATCAGCCATCTCATCCATATTCGCTGGGTTTATTAGCGGCCGTGCCGCGCTTAGATGGGGATGACGATAATTTAGCCACGATTCCAGGTAACCCGCCAAACTTATTACGCTTACCAAAAGGGTGTCCGTTCTCGCCGCGTTGCCAATATGCAAACCAGCATTGCGTAGAGCAAGAGCCTCAATTAACCAGTTTTGCACAATCACGTTTACGTGCCTGCTTTAAGCCTGTGGAGGAATTAGTATGA
- a CDS encoding YciY family protein has protein sequence MRRSRQEVGRWRMLRQVVRRRRRWLERHSRRNMHIYSLRKMDIYKRRHSLLFTQWIE, from the coding sequence ATGAGACGCAGTAGGCAAGAAGTAGGTCGCTGGAGAATGCTAAGACAAGTTGTTCGCCGTCGTCGCCGCTGGTTGGAAAGACACTCTCGCCGTAATATGCACATTTATTCTCTACGCAAAATGGACATCTATAAACGCCGTCACTCCCTGCTATTTACACAGTGGATTGAGTGA
- the ompW gene encoding outer membrane protein OmpW gives MKKLTALVLAAATLAPAASFAHEAGDFLFRAGTATVRPNVGGDDVKLGNANLGHFDANNNTQLGLTFGYMITDNIGVELLAATPFEHKVGTGPTGNIATVKHLPPTLMAQYYFGGKEDKLRPYLGAGLNYTFFFDEKFNNNGKSAGLSDLDLSSSWGFAAQAGMDYMLDENWMLNASVWWMNIETDVKFKAGGEQHKVDTRLDPFVFMFGVGYRF, from the coding sequence ATGAAAAAACTCACTGCGCTTGTATTGGCTGCTGCAACTTTAGCTCCAGCAGCTTCTTTTGCTCATGAAGCTGGCGACTTTTTATTTCGTGCAGGTACTGCTACTGTAAGACCAAATGTTGGCGGGGATGATGTTAAACTGGGCAATGCTAATTTAGGTCATTTTGATGCAAATAATAATACCCAATTAGGTTTAACTTTCGGTTATATGATCACCGATAATATTGGTGTGGAATTATTAGCGGCAACCCCTTTTGAGCATAAAGTTGGCACAGGTCCAACCGGAAATATTGCAACAGTTAAACACTTACCACCAACGCTAATGGCACAATATTACTTCGGTGGCAAAGAAGATAAACTGCGTCCTTATTTAGGTGCAGGTCTGAACTATACGTTCTTCTTTGATGAAAAATTCAATAATAATGGTAAGTCTGCGGGCTTGTCTGACCTAGACCTGTCAAGCTCTTGGGGCTTTGCTGCGCAAGCAGGTATGGACTACATGCTTGATGAAAACTGGATGTTAAACGCCTCTGTGTGGTGGATGAATATCGAAACTGACGTTAAATTCAAAGCGGGTGGCGAGCAGCATAAAGTTGATACTCGTTTAGACCCATTCGTATTTATGTTTGGTGTGGGTTACCGTTTCTAA
- a CDS encoding septation protein A, protein MKQLIDFIPLVIFFLFYKQYDIYVASQSLLITTPISLLVTYFIYKKVEKVAKITCAIVMVFAGLTVLFHSADFIKWKVTIIYALFGIALFASQWFTEKPLIQRMLGSNQEIKLADSYWLKLNTAWGIFFIACAVINIYVAYWMAESVWVNFKVFGLTAGTLIFTILSVVYIFKHMVKEPQAEKPEE, encoded by the coding sequence ATGAAACAACTTATTGATTTTATTCCTTTGGTTATCTTTTTTCTCTTTTATAAGCAATACGACATTTATGTTGCTAGTCAGTCATTACTGATAACCACCCCGATTTCCTTACTGGTCACTTACTTCATTTATAAAAAAGTGGAAAAAGTGGCAAAAATCACCTGCGCGATTGTGATGGTATTTGCAGGGTTAACGGTTTTATTTCACAGTGCTGACTTTATCAAATGGAAAGTCACCATTATTTATGCTCTTTTTGGTATTGCTCTGTTTGCGAGCCAATGGTTTACAGAGAAACCACTCATTCAAAGAATGCTGGGTAGCAACCAAGAAATTAAATTAGCGGATAGCTATTGGTTAAAATTAAATACCGCTTGGGGTATTTTCTTTATTGCTTGCGCTGTTATTAATATTTACGTGGCTTATTGGATGGCTGAGAGTGTTTGGGTCAACTTTAAAGTGTTTGGATTAACGGCTGGCACCTTAATTTTCACGATCCTTAGCGTGGTGTATATTTTCAAACACATGGTTAAAGAACCTCAGGCAGAAAAGCCAGAAGAGTAA
- the yciA gene encoding acyl-CoA thioester hydrolase YciA, with product MQLPNGELVLRTLAMPSDTNANGDIFGGWLMSQMDIGGAILAKEIALGRVVTVAVNGIKFQKPVAVGDVVCCYARCLKTGKSSVTINIEVWVKKVATHPVGQRYQATDAVFTYVAVNDDNTPRALPEDKQHFELESSQPQA from the coding sequence ATGCAATTACCTAACGGTGAACTCGTTTTACGTACTTTGGCAATGCCTTCAGATACCAATGCGAATGGCGATATTTTTGGTGGCTGGCTAATGTCTCAAATGGATATTGGCGGCGCGATTTTAGCAAAAGAAATTGCGCTGGGTCGCGTAGTAACAGTGGCAGTCAATGGCATTAAATTTCAAAAACCAGTTGCTGTTGGTGATGTTGTTTGCTGTTATGCTCGCTGCTTGAAAACGGGGAAAAGTTCCGTCACTATCAATATTGAAGTGTGGGTGAAAAAAGTGGCAACTCACCCTGTAGGTCAGCGTTATCAAGCTACAGACGCGGTATTTACTTATGTGGCGGTCAATGATGATAATACGCCTCGTGCATTACCTGAGGATAAACAACATTTCGAATTAGAAAGTTCGCAACCTCAGGCTTAA
- the oppF gene encoding murein tripeptide/oligopeptide ABC transporter ATP binding protein OppF, with translation MSQENRQVLLEVNDLKVHFSIRDKQQWFWQPDKSLKAVDGVTLRLYEGETLGVVGESGCGKSTFARALIGLVKSTSGTVTWLGQNLLTMNDKQWRNVRSDIQMIFQDPLASLNPRMTIGDIIAEPLKTYHPKMPHKEVTEKVKKMMMRVGLLPNLINRYPHEFSGGQCQRIGIARALILEPKLVICDEPVSALDVSIQAQVVNLLQELQREMKLSLIFIAHDLAVVKHISDRVLVMYLGHAVELGTYDEVYNNPLHPYTRALMSAVPVPDPDKEKNKQIELLEGELPSPINPPSGCVFRTRCPSADAECAKTRPLLEGSFKHAVSCLKIDPL, from the coding sequence ATGAGCCAAGAAAATAGGCAGGTGCTGCTGGAAGTCAATGACTTAAAAGTGCATTTTTCCATCAGAGATAAACAACAGTGGTTCTGGCAGCCGGATAAAAGCTTAAAAGCCGTCGATGGGGTGACACTACGTTTATACGAAGGGGAAACCTTGGGCGTGGTGGGAGAATCTGGCTGTGGTAAATCCACATTTGCGCGTGCGTTAATTGGTTTAGTGAAGTCCACCAGCGGCACGGTGACATGGTTAGGGCAAAACTTGCTCACCATGAATGATAAACAGTGGCGCAATGTACGCAGCGATATCCAAATGATTTTCCAAGATCCACTGGCATCCTTAAACCCAAGGATGACCATTGGAGATATTATCGCGGAGCCACTAAAAACCTATCATCCTAAGATGCCACATAAAGAAGTCACTGAAAAAGTGAAAAAAATGATGATGCGAGTGGGGTTACTGCCCAACCTGATCAACCGCTATCCTCATGAATTTTCAGGCGGCCAATGTCAGCGTATTGGGATTGCGCGAGCACTGATTTTAGAGCCTAAATTGGTGATTTGTGATGAGCCAGTGTCTGCCTTAGATGTGTCAATCCAAGCGCAAGTGGTGAATTTACTGCAAGAACTTCAGCGGGAAATGAAGCTTTCCTTAATTTTTATTGCCCACGATCTTGCGGTGGTAAAACACATTTCTGACCGCGTATTAGTGATGTATTTAGGGCACGCGGTGGAGCTGGGGACTTATGATGAAGTGTATAATAACCCATTACACCCTTATACACGTGCATTGATGTCTGCGGTACCAGTACCGGATCCAGATAAGGAAAAAAATAAGCAAATTGAACTGCTTGAAGGGGAATTACCATCGCCCATTAATCCGCCTTCAGGTTGTGTATTCAGAACACGTTGCCCAAGCGCTGACGCGGAATGCGCTAAAACCCGCCCATTACTAGAAGGAAGTTTCAAGCATGCGGTATCCTGTTTGAAAATTGACCCGCTGTAA
- a CDS encoding YciC family protein codes for MSISANSLFRDSINFFKNQLNGLFTIVLIATAISVIVYAMLIPNERMIGVLLEAQNQLLEAGNAGLQNWVLNLPEDEKNSILRVSMGLILSVALGSLVLMCGVLSYIANLSRGEAVNGTQALVSSLPKAPAMFLLLVICSLLIQLGITLMVLPGLILAIGFSLAPAILMTEKVNPFNAMGRSWKLAFANWRIAAPMILIWMATQMLVSMLLSSLQLNHIVVNGISFLINNMIAAFALIYFFRLYMLSSKNA; via the coding sequence ATGTCCATTTCGGCCAACTCACTCTTTCGTGATAGCATCAACTTTTTTAAAAACCAGTTGAATGGCCTCTTCACCATTGTGTTAATCGCCACCGCAATCAGCGTGATTGTCTACGCAATGTTAATTCCTAATGAACGGATGATTGGCGTGTTACTTGAAGCGCAGAACCAATTACTTGAAGCGGGTAATGCTGGGTTACAGAATTGGGTATTGAACTTACCTGAAGACGAGAAAAACAGCATTCTACGTGTGTCTATGGGCTTGATTTTATCCGTAGCATTGGGAAGTTTGGTACTGATGTGCGGCGTGCTATCTTATATCGCCAATTTATCTCGCGGTGAAGCGGTGAATGGGACTCAAGCATTGGTTTCATCATTGCCTAAAGCCCCTGCGATGTTCCTGCTGCTGGTTATCTGTTCGTTATTAATTCAGTTGGGTATCACCTTAATGGTACTTCCTGGTCTGATTTTGGCGATTGGCTTTTCTCTTGCCCCTGCCATTTTAATGACTGAAAAAGTGAATCCATTTAATGCTATGGGCAGAAGCTGGAAGCTGGCGTTTGCCAATTGGCGTATCGCTGCCCCAATGATTTTAATTTGGATGGCAACGCAAATGTTAGTCAGCATGTTGTTAAGCAGCCTGCAACTGAATCATATTGTGGTCAATGGTATTTCATTCCTGATCAACAACATGATTGCTGCTTTCGCCTTAATTTACTTTTTCCGTTTGTATATGCTGAGCAGCAAAAACGCATAA
- the cls gene encoding cardiolipin synthase has product MATVYTLMSWLLFFLYWLIVAGVTVRILVTRRPVTSAMTWLLIIYILPLVGIIAYAAFGELHLGRRRIDKAHQMWPSVATWLENLRLSKHIFANDNSPVAEPLFQLCEKRQGIAGVKGNRIQLLTTSEDSLKAIANDINNAKNSIEMVFYIWQPGGLVDEVTEALLNAAKRGVKCRIMVDSAGSWHFFRSDYPDKMRAAGIEFVESLKVNLMRFFLRRMDLRQHRKIVVIDNYISYTGSMNMVDPRYFKQDAGVGEWVDILVRMEGPVSTTLGIVYAFDWEMETGQRILPPPPDSNIMPFEQDNGHTTQMIASGPGFPEELIQQSLMTAMFSARKQLIMTTPYFVPSDDLLHAICTAAMRGVDVSIIMPRHNDSFLVRWASRSFYTELLEAGVKIYQFEDGLLHTKSVCVDGELSLVGSVNLDMRSLWLNFEITVVIDDKSFGSDLTLVQYDYMARSTRLDIEEWEQRPFWNRVIERLCYFFSPLL; this is encoded by the coding sequence ATGGCAACCGTCTACACCTTAATGAGTTGGTTACTGTTTTTCCTGTATTGGTTAATTGTGGCTGGGGTTACTGTCCGTATTCTCGTCACGCGTCGCCCTGTCACTTCGGCAATGACATGGTTACTGATCATTTATATCCTGCCACTGGTAGGGATCATCGCGTATGCGGCATTTGGTGAACTGCATTTAGGTCGACGTCGTATCGATAAAGCTCACCAAATGTGGCCATCGGTTGCCACTTGGCTGGAAAATCTGCGCCTCTCCAAACACATTTTTGCCAACGATAACAGCCCCGTTGCGGAGCCATTATTCCAACTGTGTGAGAAGCGCCAAGGTATTGCAGGCGTTAAAGGTAACCGCATTCAATTACTGACCACCAGCGAAGACTCACTAAAAGCCATCGCGAATGATATTAATAATGCCAAGAACTCCATCGAAATGGTGTTCTATATTTGGCAACCGGGTGGACTTGTCGATGAGGTCACTGAAGCTCTTCTCAATGCGGCAAAACGTGGTGTTAAATGCCGTATTATGGTGGACTCTGCGGGAAGCTGGCATTTTTTCCGCAGTGATTATCCCGATAAAATGCGCGCCGCAGGGATTGAGTTTGTCGAATCCCTTAAAGTAAACCTTATGCGTTTTTTCTTACGCCGTATGGATTTACGTCAACATCGTAAAATCGTTGTCATTGATAACTATATCTCTTACACCGGCAGTATGAACATGGTGGATCCGCGCTACTTCAAACAAGATGCGGGTGTCGGTGAATGGGTAGATATTTTAGTCCGTATGGAAGGCCCAGTGAGTACTACATTAGGGATTGTCTACGCCTTTGACTGGGAGATGGAAACAGGACAGCGTATTTTACCACCGCCGCCAGATAGCAATATCATGCCGTTCGAACAAGATAACGGTCATACCACCCAAATGATTGCCTCAGGACCGGGGTTCCCTGAGGAACTTATCCAGCAATCATTGATGACGGCAATGTTCTCTGCCCGTAAGCAGTTGATCATGACTACCCCATACTTTGTACCAAGTGATGATTTATTACATGCAATTTGTACCGCAGCTATGCGCGGCGTTGATGTCAGTATCATCATGCCACGCCATAATGACTCTTTCTTGGTTCGCTGGGCAAGCCGCTCTTTTTACACGGAATTATTGGAAGCTGGCGTGAAAATCTATCAGTTTGAAGATGGATTATTGCACACCAAGAGTGTCTGTGTTGATGGTGAGCTTAGTTTAGTCGGTTCAGTAAACTTAGATATGCGCAGTTTATGGCTAAACTTTGAAATTACGGTCGTGATTGACGATAAAAGTTTTGGTAGCGATCTGACGCTGGTTCAGTATGATTATATGGCTCGCTCCACACGCTTAGATATTGAAGAATGGGAACAACGCCCATTCTGGAACCGTGTGATTGAGCGTCTGTGCTATTTCTTTAGCCCATTGTTGTGA
- a CDS encoding SulP family inorganic anion transporter, translating to MIKARLFNLMPGLQTFSQYQLANLGPDVKAGLSVAAVALPVAIAYAELMGINAIVGLYACILPMLMYALFGTSKQLIIGPDAATCAVIAAAVAPLAMGDENTRWQLIIVMSLMTGIWCLIAARFRLGMFADFLSGPILQGLLNGVALTIIVSQLGKIFGIDSLPSGFIERLVALPLSIPETHIPTLTVAVLTLTVTMVIKRVRSKWPSLLIAMLLATSASIVFNLEQYGISTVGNLGNGLPSIAAPDFNPGLLRDLVTPSLNLAVISFVSFMMTARSFASKNGYAVDADQELRALGMANIASALSQGFAVSAASSRTAVNDMMGGKTQMVSVIAALTILVVLLFSMDLLGYIPMPALGMVLVVSTFSLISFRSIYAMRKRNRQAFFLCVFTLCAVLVVGLISGVGFAVLLGLLQFLRVIFRPTDQLLGVDEQGMLHSMNPDNDIQAVEGVLIYRFNSPLTYFNVNYFKDRLNKHIDSQRKRPAWVIVDAAVSFTHNDVSVFSALNELVTSLKAKGVTLVLAGRRTSLNRWLSQNKISRSDDDLLVVPDIYFAIRLIQSKQHIQQKCVEERKESEEGSVDNKQPE from the coding sequence ATGATAAAGGCACGATTATTTAATCTGATGCCCGGTTTACAAACCTTTAGCCAATATCAGTTGGCGAACTTGGGACCGGATGTGAAAGCAGGGCTGTCGGTAGCCGCTGTAGCGCTGCCTGTGGCGATTGCGTATGCTGAACTCATGGGGATCAATGCCATTGTCGGGCTATATGCTTGTATTTTACCGATGCTGATGTATGCATTGTTTGGCACCTCTAAACAATTAATCATTGGACCGGATGCGGCAACCTGTGCGGTGATCGCTGCTGCCGTTGCGCCCTTGGCGATGGGAGATGAAAACACTCGTTGGCAATTAATTATTGTGATGAGTTTAATGACGGGAATATGGTGTCTGATTGCGGCACGCTTTCGTCTGGGAATGTTTGCGGATTTTCTATCCGGGCCGATTTTACAAGGATTATTAAATGGGGTCGCGCTGACGATTATTGTCAGTCAGTTAGGTAAAATTTTTGGTATTGATTCACTGCCTTCAGGGTTTATCGAACGTTTAGTCGCTTTACCTTTATCTATACCTGAAACCCATATTCCGACATTAACGGTGGCGGTATTAACACTCACTGTAACGATGGTTATCAAACGAGTACGCAGTAAGTGGCCATCACTGTTAATTGCGATGCTCTTGGCAACGAGTGCCAGCATTGTTTTCAATCTTGAGCAATATGGCATTAGCACTGTTGGTAATCTTGGAAATGGCTTACCCTCGATAGCGGCACCGGATTTTAACCCTGGCTTATTGCGGGATTTGGTGACGCCATCCTTAAACTTGGCCGTCATCAGCTTTGTGAGCTTTATGATGACGGCGCGAAGCTTTGCCAGTAAAAATGGGTATGCCGTGGATGCTGACCAAGAGCTACGTGCCTTAGGCATGGCGAATATCGCATCTGCGTTATCTCAAGGTTTTGCGGTGAGCGCGGCCAGTAGCCGAACCGCTGTAAACGATATGATGGGCGGTAAAACGCAGATGGTATCGGTCATTGCTGCGCTTACCATTTTGGTGGTATTGCTGTTTTCAATGGATCTGCTGGGTTACATTCCGATGCCCGCATTAGGTATGGTGCTGGTGGTCTCGACGTTTTCACTGATTAGTTTTCGCAGCATTTATGCAATGCGTAAACGTAATCGGCAAGCCTTTTTCTTATGTGTTTTTACCTTGTGCGCGGTGTTAGTGGTCGGCTTGATCAGCGGCGTGGGTTTTGCAGTATTGTTAGGTTTGCTGCAGTTTTTAAGGGTGATATTCCGCCCAACGGATCAGTTATTGGGCGTTGACGAACAGGGCATGTTGCATTCAATGAACCCTGATAATGATATTCAGGCTGTTGAAGGCGTGCTGATTTATCGTTTTAACTCACCACTGACCTATTTCAATGTGAACTATTTTAAAGATCGCTTAAATAAGCACATAGATAGTCAGCGTAAACGCCCTGCATGGGTCATTGTCGATGCAGCGGTCAGCTTTACCCATAACGACGTGAGCGTATTCTCTGCACTTAACGAGCTCGTGACGTCATTAAAAGCGAAAGGGGTAACGCTGGTGTTAGCAGGGCGACGCACATCCTTAAACCGTTGGTTATCACAAAATAAAATTAGTCGTTCTGATGATGATTTATTGGTGGTGCCAGATATCTATTTCGCCATCCGCTTGATCCAGAGTAAGCAGCATATTCAGCAAAAATGTGTTGAAGAACGCAAAGAGAGCGAAGAAGGAAGTGTCGATAATAAACAGCCAGAGTAA